In Actinomycetota bacterium, the genomic stretch TCGTCGTGGACGAGGCGCATACGCTGCGGGGGATCTTCGGCTCCCACGTGGCGCTGGTCCTCAGGCGCCTGCGTCGCCTGGCCGCCCGCTACGGTTCGGACCCGGTCTTCGCGCTCGCTTCGGCGACGATCGGGAACCCGTCCGAGCACGCCTCGGACCTGGTCGGGCTCCCCGTCCGGGCGGTGACCGAGGACGGGGCCCCCACCGGGGAGCGCCACACGGTGTTCTGGAACCCACCGGTCGGCGAGGACGGCCGGCGAGCATCGTCCAACGCGGAGACGGCTGCGCTGCTCGAGGCGCTCGTCGTGAACGGCGCGCGCACGCTGGCGTTCTCGCGCAGCCGGCTGAACGCGGAGCTCGTCTCTCGGTACACGCGCGACCGGCTGCCCGACGAGATGGCGGAGGCCGTGGCTGCGTACCGGGCGGGCTACCTGGCCGAGGAGAGGAGGATCGTCGAGCAGGGCCTGGCGGACGGGACGCTGCTGGGCGTCTCGGCCACGAACGCGCTCGAGCTCGGCATCGATATCGGACACCTGGATGCAGTGCTGCTGAACGGCTTCCCGGGCACGGTGGCCTCCGCGCGCCAGCGGTCCGGAC encodes the following:
- a CDS encoding DEAD/DEAH box helicase; the encoded protein is MIEPDPFVGTLKAHPDYEGQVVVHHRAPPRPPAFADLARPLPEVVRRTLDRAGIERFYTHQAEAIDLLRDGTSTVVATGTASGKSLCYHVPLLEAVAEGGVGLYLAPTRALGTDQLRQLGRFAMDGLVADTYDSDTPTHVRASIRAHATFVLTNPDMLHVGILPNHHRWARFLRRLRIVVVDEAHTLRGIFGSHVALVLRRLRRLAARYGSDPVFALASATIGNPSEHASDLVGLPVRAVTEDGAPTGERHTVFWNPPVGEDGRRASSNAETAALLEALVVNGARTLAFSRSRLNAELVSRYTRDRLPDEMAEAVAAYRAGYLAEERRIVEQGLADGTLLGVSATNALELGIDIGHLDAVLLNGFPGTVASARQRSG